A single genomic interval of Camelina sativa cultivar DH55 chromosome 11, Cs, whole genome shotgun sequence harbors:
- the LOC104725524 gene encoding ferric reduction oxidase 8, mitochondrial-like isoform X1, with amino-acid sequence MAKVLTLLVLRILMNLLFIGWISLWIIKPTTLWIQSWHQAEDTIKHTFFGYYGLNFAVFSFPPIALSIIGLIYLSLLPQHHRPTRGGRSASITISRPAIINSFIGIMPCFEIIALFLFLLFLAWTFYVRVTSDFKKLTPVKTMNFNLWQLKYFRVATRFGLLAEACLSLLLFPVLRGLSMFRLLNIQFAASVKYHVWLGTGLIFFSLVHGGSTLFIWTITHHIEEEIWKWQRTGRVYVAGLISLVTGLLMGITSLPQIRRKKFEVFYYTHHLYIVFLVAFLFHAGDRHFYWVLPGIFLFGLDKILRIVQSRSESCILSARLFSCKAIELVLPKDPRLNYAPSSFIFVNIPVISQFQWHPFSITSSSSVDKHTLSVMIKCEGKWTNSVSNILEEAANSEKKISNIIVRVEGPYGPASVDFLSIDLFGRYDNLFLVTGGIGITPFLSILQELACKNRLKTPKRVQLVFAVRTVQELNMLLPVSSILFNPVNNLSLKLKVYITQERKHSNETRTLQEFLAQSQVQSIHLETDEDYSRFPIRGQESFILLATLVLITMLTFLGFLIGLTHFFIPSEHKNHSKSMKLATSGAMKTDKEKVPLWVPDLVIIVSYVIAITIGGLAATILQWRRQHREAPGLSKEEVKPEERNLTELILTAPIEDHEIHTGERPKLEEILLEFEMNLRGWSSVGVLVCGPEPMKEGVAPMCRQRRPQCCGVEDSGNKHMKMNLNFHSLNLVTCISAYLNIF; translated from the exons ATGGCAAAAGTGTTGACACTTCTTGTTCTTCGAATACTCATGAATCTCTTATTTATCGGTTGGATTTCTCTCTGGATCATAAAACCCACCACTCTATGGATACAATCTTGGCATCAAGCTGAAGATACCATCAAACACACTTTCTTTGGCTATTACG GTCTCAACTTTGCCGTATTCTCATTCCCTCCTATTGCTCTCTCTATTATTGGACTAATTTATTTGAGTTTACTGCCGCAACATCATCGTCCAACAAG AGGAGGGAGGAGTGCATCTATTACTATCTCAAGACCAGCCATTATCAATAGTTTCATTGGGATCATGCCTTGTTTCGAGATCATTGCTCTTTTTTTATTCCTTCTCTTTCTAGCTTGGACCTTCTATGTCCGTGTCACTAGCGACTTCAAGAAGCTGACGCCTGTCAAAACCATGAATTTTAACTT ATGGCAACTTAAGTACTTTAGAGTTGCTACAAGGTTCGGTCTATTAGCTGAAGCATGTCTCTCTCTACTTCTTTTCCCTGTCTTGAGGGGACTCTCGATGTTCCGTTTACTCAACATTCAGTTTGCAGCTTCTGTAAAATATCATGTATGGCTCGGGACCGGtttgatcttcttttctttggttcatGGTGGAAGCACTCTGTTCATTTGGACTATTACTCATCACATTGAAGAAGAG ATTTGGAAATGGCAGAGAACGGGTCGGGTATATGTAGCTGGACTGATCAGTCTTGTAACAGGATTACTAATGGGAATCACATCACTTCCTCAAATTCGAAGGAAGAAATTTGAAGTTTTCTATTACACACACCATTTGTATATAGTATTTCTTGTAGCTTTCTTGTTTCATGCTGGTGATCGTCACTTCTATTGGGTACTACCTGGAATCTTTCTCTTTGGACTCGACAAGATACTTCGGATTGTTCAATCACGATCCGAAAGCTGTATTCTTTCCGCCCGTCTCTTCTCTTGTAAAGCCATTGAGCTTGTCTTGCCAAAGGACCCAA GGCTTAATTATGCTCCATCGAGTTTTATATTTGTGAACATTCCCGTGATCTCGCAGTTTCAGTGGCATCCCTTTAGTATTACATCGAGCTCGAGTGTAGACAAACACACATTGTCTGTGATGATAAAATGTGAAggaaaatggacaaattctgtTTCTAACATTTTAGAAGAAGCTGCAAATTCTGAAAAGAAGATTAGCAACATAATTGTAAGAGTAGAAGGTCCTTATGGACCTGCCTCAGTAGATTTCCTCAG TATTGATTTGTTTGGCAGGTATGATAATCTGTTTCTTGTGACGGGAGGAATCGGAATCACACCATTTCTAAGCATTTTGCAGGAACTCGCGTGTAAAAACCGACTCAAAACTCCCAAGAGGGTGCAGCTTGTGTTTGCGGTTAGGACAGTCCAAGAACTTAACATGTTGCTTCCAGTATCGTCTATACTATTTAACCCAGTCAACAACTTAAGTCTCAAGTTAAAAGTTTATATCACCCAAGAAAGGAAGCATTCCAATGAGACAAGAACATTACAAGAGTTCTTGGCTCAGTCACAAGTTCAGTCAATTCACTTAGAAACCGACGAGGACTATTCAAGATTCCCAATTCGTGGGCAAGAAAGCTTCATATTGCTTGCCACATTAGTCCTTATAACCATGCTTACGTTTCTCGGCTTCTTGATAGGTTTAACCCATTTCTTTATACCTTCTGAACACAAGAATCATTCAAAATCTATGAAGTTAGCTACTTCAGGAGCTATGAAGACAGATAAAGAAAAGGTTCCTTTATGGGTTCCAGATTTGGTCATCATTGTCTCTTACGTTATAGCTATCACAATTGGTGGTTTGGCTGCAACAATTCTACAATGGAGACGACAACACAGAGAGGCACCAGGGTTGtctaaagaagaagtaaaaccAGAGGAAAGAAACTTAACTGAGTTAATACTAACTGCTCCTATTGAGGATCATGAGATACATACCGGAGAAAGGCCGAAACTCGAAG AAATATTGTTGGAGTTTGAGATGAACTTGAGAGGATGGTCGAGTGTAGGAGTGCTGGTATGTGGACCAGAGCCAATGAAAGAAGGTGTGGCACCTATGTGTCGCCAAAGGCGGCCTCAGTGTTGTGGAGTAGAGGATTCAGGAAATAAACACATGAAGATGAATCTTAATTTTCATTCTCTTAATTTGGTAACATGTATAAGTGCATAtttgaacattttttaa
- the LOC104725524 gene encoding ferric reduction oxidase 8, mitochondrial-like isoform X2, with translation MAKVLTLLVLRILMNLLFIGWISLWIIKPTTLWIQSWHQAEDTIKHTFFGYYGLNFAVFSFPPIALSIIGLIYLSLLPQHHRPTRGGRSASITISRPAIINSFIGIMPCFEIIALFLFLLFLAWTFYVRVTSDFKKLTPVKTMNFNLWQLKYFRVATRFGLLAEACLSLLLFPVLRGLSMFRLLNIQFAASVKYHVWLGTGLIFFSLVHGGSTLFIWTITHHIEEEIWKWQRTGRVYVAGLISLVTGLLMGITSLPQIRRKKFEVFYYTHHLYIVFLVAFLFHAGDRHFYWVLPGIFLFGLDKILRIVQSRSESCILSARLFSCKAIELVLPKDPRLNYAPSSFIFVNIPVISQFQWHPFSITSSSSVDKHTLSVMIKCEGKWTNSVSNILEEAANSEKKISNIIVRVEGPYGPASVDFLRYDNLFLVTGGIGITPFLSILQELACKNRLKTPKRVQLVFAVRTVQELNMLLPVSSILFNPVNNLSLKLKVYITQERKHSNETRTLQEFLAQSQVQSIHLETDEDYSRFPIRGQESFILLATLVLITMLTFLGFLIGLTHFFIPSEHKNHSKSMKLATSGAMKTDKEKVPLWVPDLVIIVSYVIAITIGGLAATILQWRRQHREAPGLSKEEVKPEERNLTELILTAPIEDHEIHTGERPKLEEILLEFEMNLRGWSSVGVLVCGPEPMKEGVAPMCRQRRPQCCGVEDSGNKHMKMNLNFHSLNLVTCISAYLNIF, from the exons ATGGCAAAAGTGTTGACACTTCTTGTTCTTCGAATACTCATGAATCTCTTATTTATCGGTTGGATTTCTCTCTGGATCATAAAACCCACCACTCTATGGATACAATCTTGGCATCAAGCTGAAGATACCATCAAACACACTTTCTTTGGCTATTACG GTCTCAACTTTGCCGTATTCTCATTCCCTCCTATTGCTCTCTCTATTATTGGACTAATTTATTTGAGTTTACTGCCGCAACATCATCGTCCAACAAG AGGAGGGAGGAGTGCATCTATTACTATCTCAAGACCAGCCATTATCAATAGTTTCATTGGGATCATGCCTTGTTTCGAGATCATTGCTCTTTTTTTATTCCTTCTCTTTCTAGCTTGGACCTTCTATGTCCGTGTCACTAGCGACTTCAAGAAGCTGACGCCTGTCAAAACCATGAATTTTAACTT ATGGCAACTTAAGTACTTTAGAGTTGCTACAAGGTTCGGTCTATTAGCTGAAGCATGTCTCTCTCTACTTCTTTTCCCTGTCTTGAGGGGACTCTCGATGTTCCGTTTACTCAACATTCAGTTTGCAGCTTCTGTAAAATATCATGTATGGCTCGGGACCGGtttgatcttcttttctttggttcatGGTGGAAGCACTCTGTTCATTTGGACTATTACTCATCACATTGAAGAAGAG ATTTGGAAATGGCAGAGAACGGGTCGGGTATATGTAGCTGGACTGATCAGTCTTGTAACAGGATTACTAATGGGAATCACATCACTTCCTCAAATTCGAAGGAAGAAATTTGAAGTTTTCTATTACACACACCATTTGTATATAGTATTTCTTGTAGCTTTCTTGTTTCATGCTGGTGATCGTCACTTCTATTGGGTACTACCTGGAATCTTTCTCTTTGGACTCGACAAGATACTTCGGATTGTTCAATCACGATCCGAAAGCTGTATTCTTTCCGCCCGTCTCTTCTCTTGTAAAGCCATTGAGCTTGTCTTGCCAAAGGACCCAA GGCTTAATTATGCTCCATCGAGTTTTATATTTGTGAACATTCCCGTGATCTCGCAGTTTCAGTGGCATCCCTTTAGTATTACATCGAGCTCGAGTGTAGACAAACACACATTGTCTGTGATGATAAAATGTGAAggaaaatggacaaattctgtTTCTAACATTTTAGAAGAAGCTGCAAATTCTGAAAAGAAGATTAGCAACATAATTGTAAGAGTAGAAGGTCCTTATGGACCTGCCTCAGTAGATTTCCTCAG GTATGATAATCTGTTTCTTGTGACGGGAGGAATCGGAATCACACCATTTCTAAGCATTTTGCAGGAACTCGCGTGTAAAAACCGACTCAAAACTCCCAAGAGGGTGCAGCTTGTGTTTGCGGTTAGGACAGTCCAAGAACTTAACATGTTGCTTCCAGTATCGTCTATACTATTTAACCCAGTCAACAACTTAAGTCTCAAGTTAAAAGTTTATATCACCCAAGAAAGGAAGCATTCCAATGAGACAAGAACATTACAAGAGTTCTTGGCTCAGTCACAAGTTCAGTCAATTCACTTAGAAACCGACGAGGACTATTCAAGATTCCCAATTCGTGGGCAAGAAAGCTTCATATTGCTTGCCACATTAGTCCTTATAACCATGCTTACGTTTCTCGGCTTCTTGATAGGTTTAACCCATTTCTTTATACCTTCTGAACACAAGAATCATTCAAAATCTATGAAGTTAGCTACTTCAGGAGCTATGAAGACAGATAAAGAAAAGGTTCCTTTATGGGTTCCAGATTTGGTCATCATTGTCTCTTACGTTATAGCTATCACAATTGGTGGTTTGGCTGCAACAATTCTACAATGGAGACGACAACACAGAGAGGCACCAGGGTTGtctaaagaagaagtaaaaccAGAGGAAAGAAACTTAACTGAGTTAATACTAACTGCTCCTATTGAGGATCATGAGATACATACCGGAGAAAGGCCGAAACTCGAAG AAATATTGTTGGAGTTTGAGATGAACTTGAGAGGATGGTCGAGTGTAGGAGTGCTGGTATGTGGACCAGAGCCAATGAAAGAAGGTGTGGCACCTATGTGTCGCCAAAGGCGGCCTCAGTGTTGTGGAGTAGAGGATTCAGGAAATAAACACATGAAGATGAATCTTAATTTTCATTCTCTTAATTTGGTAACATGTATAAGTGCATAtttgaacattttttaa